DNA from Hyphomicrobiales bacterium:
CGGCGGAATATGCCGCCGAGTTGCAAAAGCTTCAAAGCGAGGCGCCGCCGATGGGCTGGGCCTTCGTGAAGCGGCGCATGCGGGCTGAACTGGGCGCCGGTTGGCAAGACAAGTTCGATACGTTCGAGCACGCACCGACGGCAGCGGCCTCGCTGGGTCAGGTGCACAAGGCGCGTTCGTTGGACGGGCATGATCTGGCAGTAAAACTGCAATATCCCGACATGGCCTCGGCGGTGGCAGCTGATCTCCAACAACTAGATTTCATCTTCTCGCTGTTCCGGAGGATGGATGCGGCGATCGATCCTTCAGAGATGAAGCAGGAGATCGCCGAGCGGCTGCGCGAAGAATTAGATTACGAGCTCGAAGCAGCGCACGCCAAGCTCTATCGGAACTTCTTTGGCACCGAGGATGCGCTGGTCAGGGTGCCGGACGTGGTCGATGAGCTATCGACCGGGCGCCTGCTGACGCTTGGCTGGCTCGACGGCGAAAAAATTCTGGATTTCAAGGAAGAGAGCCAAGAGGTGCGCAACCGGCTTTCGACCGCGATTTTCCACGCCTGGTGGCGGCCCTTTGCCCATATCGGCGTGATCCATGGCGACCCGCATTTGGGCAATTATCAGGTGTTCAAACGCGACGGTGCCCCAGAAGGCATCAACCTTCTTGACTATGGCTGCATCCGCAAGTTTCCCGCGCGTTTTGTCGATGGCGTGCTTCAGCTCAATGAAGGGCTGATGAAGGATGACGAAGATCAGATCATCCACGCCTATGAGTTGTGGGGCTTTGAGAACCTCACCAAGGACTTGCGCGATGTGCTCAACATCTGGGCGCGGTTCATCAATGGGCCGTTGCTTGAAGATAAAGTCCGAGCGGTAGCGGACGGCGTGAACGCCACCGAATATGGCCGCGAGCAGGCCATCATGGTGCGCAAAGAGTTGCAGCGCCTTGGGCCGGTAAAAATTCCTCGCGAGTTCGTTTTCATGGATCGGGCCGCAATTGGTCTTGGCGGCGTGTTCCTGCATCTGCGCGCCGAGCTCAATTTCTATCAGCTGTTCCAGAAAGAGATCGAAAACTTCGATCCTGTGACGTTGGTGGAAAAGCAGACCAAAGCCATGAGGGAAGCCGGATTGGAGCCGATCGGTGCCGAGGATCATGGTCTCGACGGCGTTCCATCGGCCGTTGCGGCACAATAACCACCCGCTCTTGGCCCAACTGGATTGTCAGCGCTTGCCTTGCTGGTGTAAGCGCTTGGTCGATCCCTGTCCCTTCGGTTTTTAGGAGAGCGCCCATGTCCGACGCTGCCGAGCGCACCACGCCCGTTGCCAATGATTACAATGAGCACAACCGCACCTTTGAAATTTTCATCGCATTGATCAAATGGGGCACCGTGTCGACCGTGGTGATCCTGATCTTGATGGCGATTTTCTTGCTCTAAGCGGCTTCCGGCCTATCTGGCGGCGTTGCCCTGCCCAAAAGTGCGGTTGCACTGCTGTAACCACAATGCTTGGTTGCGGCTTCAATTGTTTCTAAGGCCCGCGTTCGTGGGCCCGCGTGTCAAGGACACTGTTCATGGTCAAAATAGCGGTTCCGGCAGAAACCGATCCCAATGAGGGTCGGGTTGCCATCACGCCCGATACGGTCAAGCGCTTTAAGGCGCTCGGCGCCGACATCGTGGTGCAATCTGGCGCCGGCGAGCAGTCTCGCTTGCCCGATAGCGCCTATACCGAAGAAGGCGCAGAGATCGCCAAAGATGCTAAGGCGACGGTTGCCGGCGCCGACGTGATATTGCGCGTTCGTCGCCCATCCAAAGACGAGATGAAAGCCTATCCGAAGGGCGCCATGGTCGTCGCGCAGATGGACCCTTACGGCCATGAGGACGATGTCGAGGCGATGGCCAAGGCGGGCCTCACCGGTGTTGCGATGGAGTTCATGCCACGCATCACCCGCGCCCAGGTGATGGACGTTTTGTCCTCTCAGGCGAACCTTGCCGGTTATCAAGCGGTCATCGATGCCGCTGACGTTTATGATCGCGCGATGCCGATGATGATGACAGCTGCCGGCACGGTGCCGGCCGCACGGGTGTTCGTCATGGGCGCCGGCGTTGCCGGCCTGCAGGCCATCGCGACCGCCCGCCGCCTTGGCGCCGTGGTGTCGGCGACCGATGTGCGCCCTGCCGCCAAGGAACAGGTTGAGTCGCTCGGCGCGAAGTTCGTTGCGGTCGAGAATGATGAGTTCAAGCAGGCTGAGACCGCTGGCGGCTACGCCAAAGAGATGTCGGACGATTACAAGAAGCAGCAGGCTGAGCTTGTCGCCTCGCACATCGCCAAGCAGGACATCGTCATCACCACGGCGTTGATCCCCGGCCGCCCAGCGCCGCGCTTGGTGAGCAAAGACATGATCAATGCCATGAAGCCCGGGTCGATCCTGGTCGATCTTGCGGTGGAACGAGGCGGCAATGTTGAAGGCGCCGTTGCCGGAGAGATTGCCAATGTTGGCCCAGCCAAAGTGGTCGGTTATCTGAACGTCCCAGGCCGGATCGCGGCGACGGCCTCGCTGCTCTACGCGAAGAACCTTTACGCGTTTGTTGAAACGCTGATCGACAAGGAATCCAAGGCACTGGCCGTCAATTGGGATGATGAGCTGGTTAAGGCCACCGTGCTGACCCGTGATGGTGCTGTCGTTCACCCAAACTTCGCCCCGAAATCGGATGCGCCCGAACCTGAGGCTGCAAAGCCCGACGCCAAACCGTCTGACGCCCCTGAAGAGGAGGCACGCAAATGAGTGATGCATTGACCAACGCCGTCGAAGCCGCGCAGGAGGCTGCACAGGCCGCCGCGGATGCTGCGGCGGAAGCTGCACGGATCGCCGCTGAGATGGCCGCCAGTGGCGGTGCCGATGCGGTTGCTGCTGCTGCCAGCGGCGCATCTGGCGGCGCGATCGATCCTTTTGTCTTCCGGCTTTCCATTTTCGTGCTGGCGATTTTCGTTGGCTACTACGTGGTGTGGTCGGTGACACCTGCCCTCCACACGCCGCTCATGTCGGTGACCAACGCGATCTCCTCGGTGATCGTGGTTGGCGCGCTGCTTGCGGTGGGCGTTGATCTGATGAGCGCGGAAGGGGCCGGGCTCGCCCGCGCATTCGGGTTCGTGGCGTTGATCCTTGCTTCGGTGAACATTTTCGGTGGCTTCCTCGTCACCCAGAGAATGCTCGCCATGTACAAGAAAAAAGAGCGATAGGGCGGGACTGACGATATGAGTGCTAATTTTGCAGCCCTGTTCTATCTGGTCGCGGGCGTCCTGTTCATCATGAGTTTGCGGGGCCTTTCGAGCCCTGAGTCCTCCCGCCAAGGCAATATGTACGGCATGATCGGGATGGCCATTGCGGTCGTCACGACACTGTTCCTGACCAACCTCACCATGGGGTCGATCCTGCTCATTCTTTTGGGCATCGGCATCGGAGGTGGCATTGGCGCGGTCATTGCCAAGCGCATCCCGATGACGGCGATGCCGCAGCTTGTGGCCGCTTTCCACTCATTGGTGGGTCTTGCCGCCGTGCTCGTGGCCGCCGCTGCACTTTACGCGCCGCAGGCTTTTGGTATCGGTGAAATCGGATCGCTGAAGGCTGTTGCCCTGATCGAAATGGCGCTGGGTGCGGCGATCGGTGCGATCACCTTCACCGGCTCGATCATCGCCTTTGCCAAGCTGGATGGCCGTATGTCGGGCAAGCCGATCATGCTGCCGGCGCGACACATGATCAATATCGGTTTGGCGGTCGCGCTTGTCGTGCTCTGCACGGCCTTGGTGATGACCGAGAGCCATGTGGTGTTCTGGCTGATCGTCATCGCCGCGCTGGTGCTCGGCGTCCTGATCATCATCCCGATCGGCGGCGCGGATATGCCGGTGGTCGTCTCGATGCTCAACTCCTATTCCGGTTGGGCAGCAGCAGGCATCGGTTTCACGCTCGGCAACACGGCGCTGATTATCACCGGTGCGCTGGTCGGCTCGTCCGGTGCGATCCTTTCCTACATCATGTGTAAGGGCATGAACCGCTCGTTCATTTCGGTGATCCTGGGTGGCTTTGGTGGCGAGGATGCGGCCGCTGGCGGCGGGGAAGAAGAAACGCGTCCGGTCAAACAGGGCTCGGCTGACGATGCAGCGTTCATGATGAAGAACGCTTCGAAAGTCATCATCGTGCCTGGCTACGGCATGGCTGTGGCGCAGGCGCAGCATGCTCTGCGCGAAATGGCTGACACGCTGAAAGAAGAAGGTGTGGAGGTCAAATACGCCATTCACCCGGTGGCTGGTCGTATGCCGGGGCATATGAATGTGCTGCTCGCCGAAGCGAACGTGCCTTACGACGAAGTGTTCGAGCTTGAAGACATCAACTCGGAGTTCTCGACCTCCGATGTTGCCTTCGTGATCGGCGCCAACGATGTGACCAATCCGGCGGCGAAAACCGATCCACAGTCAGCCATCTACGGCATGCCGATCTTGAACGTTGCCGATTCCGGAACCGTGCTCTTCGTCAAGCGCGGCATGGCCTCTGGTTATGCCGGCGTGCAGAACGAGCTGTTCTTCCGTGACAACACGATGATGCTGTTTTCGGACGCGAAGAAGATGGTCGAGGACATCGTCAAGGCGCTCTAGGCTGGCCGTCGTGACTGAGATTTTGACGCAATCACAAACCCGCTCCGGTTCGCCTGGGCGGGTTTGTTCGTTCCGGGCCAATCTTTTGGCGCGCGCGTTTGACTATCCTTACGCTCTGCCAACCGCGCCAATTACATTCGACGAGGGCAGGGTCGGTCGGTTCTTGACGCGAAAGGTGCTGCCCGAAGGCCGCATGGTGGCTGTAGAAGGTGTCGGTCTCTGTGTGGCCATACTGGCCGTTGGTTCAAACGCCGCCGTGTCGGTGTTGCGCCGCAAGTTCGGCAGCAAGCCCGTCAATTTGGTGCAGGGGCCGGTGCGCCTAAACGGTCACGCCAAGGTGCATTCAGCTCATATCGCGCGGTATGGATCGATGCCAGCGACGCTGATGGAGCAAACTGACCAGCACGCGACCACGCATCTG
Protein-coding regions in this window:
- a CDS encoding Re/Si-specific NAD(P)(+) transhydrogenase subunit alpha, giving the protein MSRTLFMVKIAVPAETDPNEGRVAITPDTVKRFKALGADIVVQSGAGEQSRLPDSAYTEEGAEIAKDAKATVAGADVILRVRRPSKDEMKAYPKGAMVVAQMDPYGHEDDVEAMAKAGLTGVAMEFMPRITRAQVMDVLSSQANLAGYQAVIDAADVYDRAMPMMMTAAGTVPAARVFVMGAGVAGLQAIATARRLGAVVSATDVRPAAKEQVESLGAKFVAVENDEFKQAETAGGYAKEMSDDYKKQQAELVASHIAKQDIVITTALIPGRPAPRLVSKDMINAMKPGSILVDLAVERGGNVEGAVAGEIANVGPAKVVGYLNVPGRIAATASLLYAKNLYAFVETLIDKESKALAVNWDDELVKATVLTRDGAVVHPNFAPKSDAPEPEAAKPDAKPSDAPEEEARK
- a CDS encoding AarF/ABC1/UbiB kinase family protein — encoded protein: MAEERNDSERNRLTGRLGRYARVSTSVGGVAATMARRRLFGGAKVNPADAEALAEALGGLKGPLMKVAQLISTIPDAVPAEYAAELQKLQSEAPPMGWAFVKRRMRAELGAGWQDKFDTFEHAPTAAASLGQVHKARSLDGHDLAVKLQYPDMASAVAADLQQLDFIFSLFRRMDAAIDPSEMKQEIAERLREELDYELEAAHAKLYRNFFGTEDALVRVPDVVDELSTGRLLTLGWLDGEKILDFKEESQEVRNRLSTAIFHAWWRPFAHIGVIHGDPHLGNYQVFKRDGAPEGINLLDYGCIRKFPARFVDGVLQLNEGLMKDDEDQIIHAYELWGFENLTKDLRDVLNIWARFINGPLLEDKVRAVADGVNATEYGREQAIMVRKELQRLGPVKIPREFVFMDRAAIGLGGVFLHLRAELNFYQLFQKEIENFDPVTLVEKQTKAMREAGLEPIGAEDHGLDGVPSAVAAQ
- a CDS encoding NAD(P) transhydrogenase subunit alpha translates to MSDALTNAVEAAQEAAQAAADAAAEAARIAAEMAASGGADAVAAAASGASGGAIDPFVFRLSIFVLAIFVGYYVVWSVTPALHTPLMSVTNAISSVIVVGALLAVGVDLMSAEGAGLARAFGFVALILASVNIFGGFLVTQRMLAMYKKKER
- a CDS encoding NAD(P)(+) transhydrogenase (Re/Si-specific) subunit beta — protein: MSANFAALFYLVAGVLFIMSLRGLSSPESSRQGNMYGMIGMAIAVVTTLFLTNLTMGSILLILLGIGIGGGIGAVIAKRIPMTAMPQLVAAFHSLVGLAAVLVAAAALYAPQAFGIGEIGSLKAVALIEMALGAAIGAITFTGSIIAFAKLDGRMSGKPIMLPARHMINIGLAVALVVLCTALVMTESHVVFWLIVIAALVLGVLIIIPIGGADMPVVVSMLNSYSGWAAAGIGFTLGNTALIITGALVGSSGAILSYIMCKGMNRSFISVILGGFGGEDAAAGGGEEETRPVKQGSADDAAFMMKNASKVIIVPGYGMAVAQAQHALREMADTLKEEGVEVKYAIHPVAGRMPGHMNVLLAEANVPYDEVFELEDINSEFSTSDVAFVIGANDVTNPAAKTDPQSAIYGMPILNVADSGTVLFVKRGMASGYAGVQNELFFRDNTMMLFSDAKKMVEDIVKAL
- a CDS encoding aa3-type cytochrome c oxidase subunit IV, producing the protein MSDAAERTTPVANDYNEHNRTFEIFIALIKWGTVSTVVILILMAIFLL